From Bacteroidales bacterium:
CGATAGGTTGCTTCTTGTCGGCTTGCGAAATTACGATGAGTAAACGATGACCCAATTTTTGACGCAGTTTTTGCCAGGCTATATAATGAGCATTACTTGCCTGCACGCTATCTATAATTACCACCTTATATCGGCGATGTAATTGCATCAGTTCTTCAATAGGCAAGGTATCGAATACTATCTTACCGGTTACTTTGTTGTTAATCAAATGCTGCTGCAGCGTCGATTTCATCCCTTCTTCGAGCGAATTAAAAAACACCTGGTATTTTTGCGACAGTTCGTTGGCAAGTTGCATAACAAAGCTTGTTTTACCGTTGCCGGAGTTGCCCCATATAAACCACAAACCGAAGTCTTCGGGATTTCCAAACGCTTCTTGCCAGCGTTCGCTCCACTCTATATGCGTATATTTACGCCTTAGTATATCTTTAACGCTTTTTGCTCCCATATACTTGCATTTTTCTGCGTGGCAATTGACCGTATTTTAACCATTTAAATATTGTATAAATGGCATTCCAAAATGATATAATTACAATACCCGGTAAGGTTACTATTCGATATATTATAACTGTTATCATACATTAAGATTTTTGAGTTAATAATAAAAGACTTTCGGCACGACGTAGCCCGCCAATTTCGCCATTACTATCGGTAGCAAGGCAACGTTTAGTTAATTCGGCAATAGATTTTTCGTCTTTTGTATTAGCTGCCAATACATCTTGTATCAATTTTTGATAGAATAAGTAACGTTCTTGACGGTCGTTGGGCGTTATTTTTAAAAATCTATCGCTATAACGGCTAAATATTTCACGAAACCCGACTTTCTTATTGTTGATGCCACGTTCTATTTTAGCTCGTAAGCCTTCGGCTCCCATCATATACCAACCGCAATAACTTTCGGTGGCATTCCATAATTCTTTGAGCTCTAAAAAAGCAGTATATTCCAAATCACCAGCCTCATCTAATATGATAACCGGCTTTTCAAACACTTTTAAAGCATATTTAATGTTGCTTTTAACGTGTATGTACTTATCCTTATCGTCAACCCCAATGGTGCGGGCT
This genomic window contains:
- a CDS encoding ATP-binding protein; the encoded protein is MGAKSVKDILRRKYTHIEWSERWQEAFGNPEDFGLWFIWGNSGNGKTSFVMQLANELSQKYQVFFNSLEEGMKSTLQQHLINNKVTGKIVFDTLPIEELMQLHRRYKVVIIDSVQASNAHYIAWQKLRQKLGHRLLIVISQADKKQPIGRTALRLKFDADLKLYVEGFKAISNGRYNPGGELIIWPEGYAKYYLNKVNEENYEPQPDIVE
- a CDS encoding ATP-binding protein, whose product is MELSNNFKQKVVAALLEVRKNYDGSDMAFARQYGINNAVFSQLKNGKPVDGLLRDAQWIDIARRLDISPNERKWNVAKTVVFQAISQDIMFCKEHGKAMILVDDCAIGKTFTAKQMAKHIKNCFYVDCSQYKSKQAFIRGLARTIGVDDKDKYIHVKSNIKYALKVFEKPVIILDEAGDLEYTAFLELKELWNATESYCGWYMMGAEGLRAKIERGINNKKVGFREIFSRYSDRFLKITPNDRQERYLFYQKLIQDVLAANTKDEKSIAELTKRCLATDSNGEIGGLRRAESLLLLTQKS